ACGTTCGGATTCCTCGCCGCGTGCCGTGAGCATGATAACGGGTAGCTTTTGTGTTCTTGGCTTGGTTCGTAACCGGCGACATAGTTCAATGCCGGAAAGGCCGGGCAACATCCAGTCCAGAAGCAGCAAATCAGGAAGTGTTTCATGGAGACGGCTTTCAGCCTCGTCTCCGCGAGAAACCACCTCCACATGATAGCCCTCAGATTCAAGATTATAACGCAGAAGAAGGCTAAGGGCTTCTTCATCTTCCACAATCATGACACTCGGAGTCATCAGTCCAAATCCAGGTGTTCGTCTTCTTTAAACTGGCGATCCTCAAGAGGAAGGCCGGTATTCAGATAGTAAATGGTTTCAGCAATATTGGTGACATGATCGCCAATACGTTCCAGATTCTTTGCACAGAACAGCAAATGCGTGCAGAAGGATATGTTGCGCGGATCTTCCATCATATAAGTCAGGAATTCACGGAAGAGAGAATTGTAAAGCGCATCCACTTCGCGGTCCTTATGCCAGACGGCAATGGCGGACATGTCGTCACGAGCTGTATAGGCATCCAGAATGGTACGGAGCTGAGCAAGGGTCAGTTCGGCCATATGTTCAATACCATGCACCAGCTGCTTGGGCTGGTTCTTGCCTTCCAGAGCCAATGTACGGCGGGCAATATTCTTACCCAAATCGGCAATCCGCTCCAGATCGACAGAGATGCGCAAGGCAGAGACAATCTCTCGCAAATCCTGTGCCATTGGCTGACGACGGGCGATGGTCAGGACGGCTTTTTCTTCAATCTCCTGATCCATGCTGTTGATGATGACATCTTTCTCGACAGCTTCCGCTGCCCCTGCCATGTCCATCAGAACAAGGGCCTTGATGCTGTCTTCGACCAACCGTTCGGCACGCCCACCCATTTCTGAGATCTTGCTGGCCAACTCCTTCAGGTCTTCATCGTAAGATGTGACAATATGATCAGACATGTTTTGCCTCTCCTTCACACAGGAGGTCGGTCAGTGCATCAGGGGATGATGGAATGACGACCAATCCTGAGGATGTTTGCTAGCCAAAGCGGCCGGTAATATAATCTTGGGTCCGCTGGTCCTTTGGGGTCGTGAAGATCTGTTCGGTCTGACCCTCTTCGACAATGTTACCCAAATGGAAAAATGCAGTACGTTGCGAGACACGAGCCGCCTGTTGCATCGAGTGAGTCACGATGACGATGGTGTAGTTCTCACGCAGTTCATCAATCAATTCTTCCACTTTTGCGGTTGCAATGGGATCAAGTGCCGAACAAGGTTCATCCATCAGGATGACTTCCGGGCTCACTGCAATGGCGCGTGCGATGCAAAGACGCTGCTGCTGGCCACCGGAAAGACCGGTGCCAGGTTCATCCAGACGATCTTTGATTTCGTCAAACAGGCCAGCTTTTTGCAGGGATGAGACGACCACCTCTTCCATATCGGTCTTGTCGCGGCATAGACCGTGAATGCGTGGGCCATAGGCGATATTTTCAAAAATGGACTTTGGAAAAGGGTTGGGTTTTTGGAACACCATTCCAACCCGCGCCCGCAATTCCACGACATCCACTTTGGAGTTATAGATATTGGTGTCGCCCAACTTGATTTCGCCACCTACTTTACAGATGTCGATGGTATCATTCATCCGATTCAGGCAGCGAAGAAAAGTGGATTTGCCACAACCTGAGGGACCAATAAGCGAGGTCACCTGGTTTTCTTCAATTGCCAGATCCACGCCAAACAGAGCCTGCTTGGCGCCGTAATGGACGGTTACCCCTTTGCCAGACATCTTGATGGCGCGGCGCGGGGTAGCTTCGGCTGTTTTGATCGGTGTCATATCTTGCATGATCAAGGCCTTTTTCTAAAACGTCAAATCTTTCCTGCCAACTGGATCTACCAGCGGCGCTCGAACCGGCGCCGCAACAGCACCGCAGAAATGTTCATGATGGCAAGAAATGCCAACAAGATAAGAATGGCGGCTGAGGTGCGCTCAACAAAAGCCCGCTCTGCTTCACCTGCCCACATATAAATCTGTACGGGCAGGGCCGTAGCAGGCTCAAGTGGGCTGACTGGAATGTCCTTCACGAAGGCAACCATGCCAATCATGAGAAGTGGAGCTGTCTCCCCAAGGGCCTGGGCCAGACCAATGATGGTGCCAGTCAGGATCCCGGGGGAGGCCAACGGCAAGACATGGTGGAAAATGGTCTGCGTCTTGGATGCGCCAACCCCCAGAGCTGCTTCGCGGATGGATGGAGGGACTGCTTTCAAAGCAGAGCGAGTTGCGATGATGATAGTTGGCAGCGTCATCAAAGTCAGAACCAGACCACCGACAATGGATGCGGATCGTGGCAGGCCGGCAAAATTGATGAAAACCGCAAGTCCCAAAAGGCCGAACACGATGGAAGGAACAGCAGCCAGATTGTTGATGTTCACTTCAATCAGATCCGTCCATTTATTCTTGGGGGCAAATTCTTCGAGATAAATGGAAGCAGCAACTCCGATTGGAAGCGCCAATACCAGCACGATTCCCATCATGAAGAGTGAACCAATCACCGCAACCGCAATACCAGCCGACTCCGGACGGGACGAGGCACCAAAAGTGAACAAACCGGTATTGAACTTCTTGTCCATGATACCTTGATCAAGCATGGTATCGATCCAGACAATTTGCTTATCCTTGATCAGACGGCTTTTATTATCGGTCTCACGGGAAATTTGCCCTTTGACAAAGGAATCCACATTGCCGGAAGCAAGGATCCAGATCGTTTGGGAAGTACCGATCAGGTTCGGATCGGCCAACACCATGTCCCGCAGCTCAATGGCAGCGCCACGAGACAGGATCTTTTTGGCAAGTTTGCGATCTTTCTTTTGCGCCTTGTCTTTGGGATCAAGCCCAATCATCTCATAGAATGCGGGCTCGATGATTTTGTTATAGCGGATGGCTTTTGCCAATTGCTTTGGATCTCGATTGCCTGATGGATCGAGAATTTTCTCATCCAGTTTCACTGTGAGCTGAATTTTTGTCTGCTCAAAGGCGGTGTAGCCTTTGGTGATGATCGACAAAAACAACAAGGTCAGGAACAATAGGCCCATGGCAATCGCAATGACACCATAGAGTTTGAACCGTGCCTCTCGAGCATATCGCTTCTTGAGGCCATAGTCGCGCGGTTGATTTGCAGCAACTGGTGTTGCTGGGGAAACACTCAGATCAGTCATCAGTCATACTGCTCCCGATATTTACGCACGATATGCAAGGCGAAGACATTCAAGCCCAATGTGATGAAGAAGAGGGTGATACCGAGGGCAAAGGCCACCAGTGTTTGTGGTGAGTTGAACTCCAGATCACCGGTAAGCTGAGAGACAATCTTCACCGTAACGGTGGTGACGGCTTCAAATGGATTTGCAGTAAGATTGGCTGCGATGCCAGCGGCCATGACCACAATCATGGTCTCACCAATGGCACGAGATGCAGCCAACAGGACCGAGGCGACAATTCCGGGAAGTGCTGCCGGCATAACAACCTGTTTGATGGTTTCGGACTTGGTGGCACCAAGTCCGAGAGAGCCATCACGCAAGCTCTGCGGTACAGCACTGATGATATCGTCCGATAGGGACGAGATAAACGGGATCAACATGATCCCCATCACGAAACCTGCGGTAAGAACGGAACTGGCAGAAATGGTCAATCCAACAGCAGCACCAGCGTCACGCAGGAACGGCCCAACGGTCACCAATGCAAAGAAACCATAAACGATCGTCGGAATACCGGCCAGAATTTCCAGCATTGGTTTGGCAACAGCACGAACGGGACGAGTTGCATATTCCGCCATATAGATTGCTGCGAATAGTCCGATCGGAACCGCGACAAGCAGGGCAACCAACGAGATGAACATTGTGCCCCATAGCAACGGAATCAGACCGAACTGACCAGCTTCTACACCTCCCTCTGATGCTGCGGAGGAGAAACGCGGATCCCAGACTGTTCCGAAGAAGAAGTCGATCAATGGCACATGCTCAAAGAAATTCAGCGCCTCGAACAACATGGACAAGACAATGCCGACAGTCGTCAGAACGGCGATTGAGGATGCGATGATAAGACCAATCTTTATATTGGCCTCGACAAGATTGCGCGCCCGCAAAGCAGGACGAATCCGGAAATAGGAGCCAAAGAAACCGGCAAGCAGCAAAATTCCAAGGCCACCATAAAGCACGTTCTGCGTTGTTGACCGAGCTTCAATCAGACGGTGCCCGGCGCTGACAATAGGGGCGCTCACATCTTCCGCCAGAGCGACACCCTTTTGGGCCATCAATGGCCGGATGGCAACCAGACCAGCTTTCAGCTTGATCATCTCATCCTTGCTGAGCAAGGACATGCCATCGGCTACATTGCCAACAACCCCCTGAACGAGATCCTGGCGGGTCTCCAACTCACTGAATTCTTTGAAGTCGCGACAGATCTGGGGAGCGTCTTCATCACCTGACTTCAGGTTTGTGCCATCGTTGTTGGCCAATCTCAAGCTGAGCTTGCATTCATAATCATACTGATTGCTCAGATGATCGTGAATAATGGAGCGGTTGATGAAGGGTTGGGCCACAAGCAAGCAGGCCATGAACATGGCAGCCGGAATCGCTGTCCAGATGAACACATAGGAACCGTAATAGCCGGGTCGGGAATGGAGGACTGATACTTCGCCATGAACTGCGCTGATTGCACGCGTTCGACCAAGTATGGCACCAGCAAGTGCCAGAATAATGATTGCTGCCAAAAGCCAAAGAGGGCTCATAGCGACCTGCCTCTATACTTTGCGGTGATCGCGCGAAAAAAATGAACTCTGCCTCGCGTTGCCAAACTTGAAAAGTTCGAGACGTGCAGGAGAGAGTTCGACGATGCTGCCTGGGTGATCGAAAGACGATGTGCCTTTTGCATAAATTGCCAGCAGCAGGGTCCGAAGCAACAATGTCTTCTTCAAAACATGAGCTTCGTAATAAGAACCCTTGCGCAGTCAGAAAATAACCGCGCAAGGGGTAAAAAGCATGACCTTAAAGGGTCTTGCCTTTGGCGATTGTGTCGTTGATTTCCTTACGTTCGGCAGCAGGAGCAGGAACCAGACCATATTCGGCGGTTGGAGAACCTTCACCTGTCATGTCGTCAGACATGAAGAACTCAACATAGTCTTTCAGGCCAGGGATAACACCCAGATGAGCCTTCTTGACATAGAAATACAGCGGACGAGACACGGGATAAGTGCCATCAGCAATCACAGCGGCATTCGGGGCAATACCGGATACCGGAGCAACTTTCAGCTTGTCGGTGTTGTTTTCATAGAAAGCCAGACCGAAAACGCCGATGCCGGTTTTGTTGCTGTCGATACGAGCAAGGGTCTCGGTGTAATCGCCATCAATATCAACCGCCTTGCCGTCTTTACGTACTTTGTAGCAAGCTTTCTTTGCGGCTTTCTTGTCCAGGCCTTCGGCTTTGTAGAGGTCCATGGCACCGGCTTTCTTACAGCCAGCAGCAAGAACTTTCTTCTCGAAGACTTCACGGGTGCCGTGTTTTTCACCCGGGATGTAAGCTGCAATTTCCCAATCAGGGAAGGAAGCATCGACATCAGACCATTTGGTGTTGGTGTTGTCGACCAGCTTGCCGTCTTTTACGATTTTTGGAGCCAGAGCATTGAACCAGTGGATTGGCTCGAATTTGAAATCAGCGCCATTGATGTCGGACGCGAAAACGATGCCATCATAGCCAATTTTGACTTCGATGATCTCTTTCACGCCATTTTCAGCGCATTTCTTGATTTCTTTGTCTTTGATTTTGCGAGAAGCATTGGCCACGTCGATGGTGGATGGGCCAGTGCCTTTGCAGAATTCCTTCAGGCCAGCAGAAGAGCCGCCTGATTCAACGATTGGAGTTTTGAAGTCCGGGTAGTTTTCACCAAAAGATTCAGCAACGATGGTTGCGTAAGGAAGCACGGTGGAAGAACCAGCAACCTGAACCTGATCACGAGCCTGAGCAGCGGTGCCTGCAAGTACGGTGGAAGCAGCAAGAACAGCTGCGCTAGCAAAAGGTGCGAATTTCACTTGACCTCTCCATAAGTCAGTTTTCCGGCGATCACATGTCATTGGTCACTATCTGGACCGCCTGGCAATTGTGCCGATCATCTCAAATGAGCTGTATCGAACGAGACAACGGCACACTAATGTTGCCATGTGATGGGTATATGACAGTTATATTTCACTATTATGACAATTTAAATAATTGAAATATATGGAGATTTTTTGAAATTGTCTGTTTATGTGACATTATTCATGACTGGGAAGGGGGAGGCGCACCTGAAAGGTGGTTCCTTCACCGGCAACGGACTCGACCATAAGCCGCCCTTTGTGGCGAGTGAGGATATGCTTGACGATGGCGAGGCCAAGGCCAGTTCCTTTTTGCTCCCGGCTGGTTGCCACATCCACCCGATAAAAGCGCTCAGTCAGACGAGGCAAATGCTCTGCTGGAATTCCGGGGCCATAATCGCGAATTTTGATGGCATAGAACGGAGCGCCGCTGATTGCATCCTTGATGGGAGCTGAGGAAAGTAGGATTTTTTCGCCATCTCTGCCATATTTGATGGCATTTTCGACGAGATTTTCCAGAACCTGAACCAGCTCATCTCTGTCTCCCGCAACCATCTGGCGCTCAGATTCGTTTTCGATGTCCGTTTCAATTCTGACACCCATCTCCATTGCAAGTGGTCCCAAAGCATCGGCAACATGTTTGACGATCTTGACCAGATCCACTTTCGTTTCGGGATGGACATGGGCTTTCATCTCGATACGTGAAAGAGACAGGAGATCACTGATCAGTCGCGACATGCGTTCAGCCTGATCGAGCATGATGCCCAAAAAGCGTTCATGGGCAACCACATCGTTCTTGGCCGGTCCCTGCAATGTCTCAATGAAACCGATCAATGAGGCCAGGGGCGTACGCAATTCATGGCTGGCATTGGCCACGAAATCGGCACGCATGCGTTCGATATTCTTCTGCTCAGTCTGATCGTGAAAGAGCAGCAGGATAAAATCCGGGTTTCTGGCTTCGTCTTTTGTAGAGCGGGATTTGTCACGTTGCAGATTGATCGGCGTGAACCAGGCTTCATACATGCGTTCGGTGCGCAGCTTGTGTGTGAATTCGACTTTCTCGATGCTGCCACCGGCCATTACTGCTTCGAGGGCTGCGAGCATATCAGGTTGACGAATGCGAAAAGTAATTGGATCTCCCTCTTGCACATTGCCAAAAATATTGGTGCCGGCCTTGTTGGTGAAGCGAACGATACCACGGGAGTCCAGAATGAAGCAGGGATCGGGTAGGGCGGCTGCCAGCTTGCGCATATGCAAGTCTGGTACGTGAGTGCGACGGCGAGCCTGAACCTTGGCTCGGAGCCGTGTCACTTTCTTGCGACGCGGCAGGATCATGGTGACAATCAGAACAAGGAACATCACTGCAATGCCGCGCCAATATTGCTGATCGCCCTGTTGGATGATCCAGAACAGGCCCAAACCCATGGTCAATAGTGCCCATCGTGCATGATGAAGGCGATAAAGCGGGCCGGTTTCCAGCGAGCGGTCGGGCAAATCATTCAGATTGGCCTGCTGGCTATCGTGATGGGGGGCCTGCATTTCTTTCATAATCGTCTTATTCCGTCCAGAAGCGTGGCATGAACAGCACCAAAACTGTCAGCAATTCGAGTCGTCCCAATAACATGCCAAATGAAAGCAACCATTTTGCGACATCATTCAAGGGTTGGAAATTTCCAGCAGGTCCGATGACATCACCTACACCCGGCCCCACATTGGCAATTACGGTGCCTGCTCCGGCAAGGGCTGTGACAAAATCGAGGCCGGTGAGTTGCAATAGAATGCCAAGGCCCATGAAGCTGACAAAATAAAGGAAGAAAAAGCTCATCACAGCAGCAGAAACGTCATCACCCAAGGGAATGCCGTTAAATCGCTTCACAAAGATACCATGAGGAAACACAATACGATTGATATGCTGCTTCATCGTCTTGTACATCACCTGAATACGAAAGATCTTCAGGCCACATGCTGTCGATCCCTGACAGCCGCCAATGAACATGATGGCAAAGAAGAAGCCGACCGCGAATGGTCCCCATGCGGTATAATCGGTAGAGGAATAGCCGGTTCCAGTCATGATCGAGACCACATTGAAGGCCGCATGGCGCATGCCTTCAAGTCCTTCCTCTCCACCGAACCGAACTGCATAATAGGTTACAATCGGAACAAAGAGTGCCAGAAACAGCAGGAAGGTGCGGATTTCGCTATCGAGAAACAGTTTGTGCCATTGCCCACGTACTGCCTGAATATAAAGAATGAAAGGCAGAGATCCCAATATCATGAAGACAATGGCAATCATCTCGATCTGAGCGCTCTGGAAATAGCCGATGGAGGCATCGTGAGAGGAAAGCCCACCCGTTGCGACCGTTGTCATGCCATGAATGACGGCGTCCAGCACATTCATGCCCGCCATATAATAGAAAATACCGCAAAGTGTCGTAAAGAGAATATAGATAGAAGTGAGGCCAGATGAAATCTGCGTTGCCCGAGGCAGGATCTTCTCGGCTGTATCAAAGGCCTCTGCCTGAAAAAGCTGCATGCCACCCACTTGCAGCATGGGCAGGACAGCAATGGCCATCACGATCACCCCGAGACCACCAAGCCATTGCAAAATGCCGCGCCAAAGCAAGACGCCTGCTGGCATCTGATCCAGGCCAGACATGATGGTGGAGCCGGTGGTGGTGATGCCGGACATGCTTTCAAAAAAAGCATCGGTATAGGTCGGCGCAGTGCCAGACCAATAAAGCGGCAAAGCGCCAAACGCCGCAAGCGATACCCAGGACAACACCGTCATCATGAAGGCTTGGCGTAGCGAAAATTCGACTTTGTTGCCACGGGTTGACATCCAAAGACCACCGCCGACAAAGAGTGTGACACAGCCGGAAGTGGCGAAAACACGCCAAGCCGGATCATCCAGCCCAAGATCAAGCAATGCCGGAATGAACATGGCAATGCCCAGCACGCTGAGAAGGGCGCCAATAACCAGGAAGACAGGTCGAAAATCCAGCATAATAAGTTCAGGCTTTCATTCTCAATGCACAACACAAGAGCTTTGATCAGAAATAGCAGATATGGGCGCTAATTCTAGTTTATGACCTTATTCTGGTCTGGAAGATCCAACGAGAAGGCAGGAATATCAACCTTGAAACGCTCGCCATCTTCATTTTCCATTTCGAAATATCCTGACATGATGCCAGAATCGCTTTCCAACGGACAGCCCGAGCTATAGGAATAGCAGTCTCCAGCCGGGATCAAAGGCTCTTCACCAACCACGCCACGGCCCGAAACTTCCTGAACCCGACCTTGGCCATCAATGATATGCCAATAGCGATTGCGCAATCGAATGTTGACCTGGGAAAGATTGCAAATCTCGACCTCATAAATCCAGACATGCTTGCCCTTGTAGGGCCCGTCTTTGGCCAGGGAGTGCTGAGGTTGATAGTCCGGGGTCACCGTTACCTGTACAGAATTGGAAATGGTTTTATACATGTTGATTGTTTGGGTGATCTATTTCGCCGTAAACGGTTTCATTGATAATTTCGAACCTGTTTCTACTCCATTTTGTTCAGGAGTAACAAGCTCCTGTCAAAAATGTGAGAAGCCAAACAGATGAAAATACGTTAGCAAGGAAGATTGAGAGACCCGATTGACGAGGGGCCCTACACTGTCCCGGCTTTTGAGATATTCGCTTACCATGTTTGATGCCAGATTGCGACGCCTGATTGATCCTCCCATGAACCGTCTGGGTCAGACGATGGTATCAATCGGTATATCTGCCAATCAGGTTACATCCGTTGGGCTCGTTCTGGGTGTGATCGCTGGTCTGCTTATCACGCAGCAATTCTATCTCTGGGGGCTTGTCGTTCTGCTTCTCAGTCGGGTCATGGATGGCCTGGATGGCGCAGTGGCGCGGGCCAGCTGCAAAACCGATCTGGGTGGCTATCTCGATATTGTCTTCGACTTCATCTTCTATGGTTTGATCCCGCTCGGCTTTGCTCTGGCAGATCCTGACAAGAATGCGGTGGCTGCGTGCGTTTTGCTCATGGCTTTTTATGCCAATGGTGCCAGTTTTCTTGCCTATGCCATCATGGCGGAGAAAAGAGAAATTTCGACTGAAAGCCATGGCTCCAAATCGCTCTATTTTACAGGTGGTCTGGCAGAGGCCGGGGAGACATTTGCTGTTTTTGCCGCATTCTGCCTTTTCCCCACAGCCTTTGCATGGATTGCCTATGGCTTTGCACTGATCACTGCGATAACAACAATTTCACGTATTATCCTTGCGACACAGGTCTTCAGAGATCTGCCGGAGGAAGTTGCGGAAGAAATATTCGAGCAAGAAAACAGCTAGTCGGGCCAGTTTGTTCCATGAGTGACGGAATTACTTTTGCGTTTTACAAGGCCAAAGGTGGCTGGCAAAATGCCGTTGTGCGCCTTGGTACGCAATCACGCTATTCTCATTGTGAAGCAATTTTCGTTCATGCCGAGATTGGTGACACCGTCATGTGCCACTCCTCCTCCTCAATGGACGGAGGAGCGAGAAGCAAGGTCATCACATTACGTGACGATTTCTGGGATCTGGTTCATCTGCCAAGGTGCTTCTTTGATGAAGCCCATGCCCATGCATTTCTGGAGCGTACGAAAGGGACATATTATGATTATCCCGGTATTTTGCTCAGCCATATTTTCTCGTTGAACCGCCATTCGGAGACCCGCTGGTTCTGTTCAGAATTTTGCGCCGAATTGATCAAGGTGCCCAACCCTCACACCTACAGCCCGCAGGCTTTCTATGATCTCGTCTGCTATCTGCGGGATCGGTTCGAGCGACATGATGCACACATCAAGTGTCAGGGTGGTTAGTCCTGTGGCAAGATCAGATGGCCGTCCTCGCCAATTGGAAAGGCCCCATGGGCAATCTCCCATAGATATCCGTCAGGATCAGAGAAATAACCGCTATAGCCACCCCAGAAGGTTTCCGATGGTTGTTTTTTCACCGTTGCTCCAGAACTCTCGGCCTGCTTGATGATGGCATCCACTTCGTCGCGGGTATGCACGTTGTGGGCAGTTACCACACCACAGGATCCAGGGGACGGTTTGAAGTCCGGGTCCGGCAATTCCTCTGCCATTTTATCAATCGGATATAGCGCAAAGACGGTGCCCGCCGTCTTGAAAAAGGCGATGCCCTGCTCGGGTTCAAAATTGGTGGGCCAGCCAAGCCCGTCACGATAGAAGGCAACAGAGGCGTTTAAGTTGCTTACGCCCAAAGTGATGATGGAAATACGAGCATCCATGATGGTTTCTCCCGACAATGAAGCAGAATCAAAGATGGCGTGAGCTTAACAGAGCCGCATGGTCACTTGGCAAGAGCCAAATTGGAACATGAAAAAGCCCGGAAAACCGGGCTTGATCAGATTGAAAATGGATTGGGAAGAGTTAGAGAGACGCCAGTGCCTGCTCGAAATCTTCCCACAGATCTTCGACGTCTTCCAGACCGACAGACAAGCGCAGGGAGCCTTGTTTGATGCCTGCTGCAGCCAGTTGATCATCATCCAGACGCTGGTGCGTGGTGGTGGCCGGGTGGGTGATGAGGCTTTTTGCATCACCCAGATTGTTGGAAATTCTGACAACCTGTAGGGCATTTTCCAATCGGAAAGCAGCCTGCTTGCCACCGGCAACCTCCAGCGCCAGCATTGTGGAACCCCCACGCATCTGGCGCGCAACAACCTCGGCTTGGGGGTGATCGGCGTGGCCCGGATAGAGCACACGATCAATTGCTTTATGCTCAGCCAGACGATCTGCCAGAATGGACGCAGTCTGAGTTTGTTGTCTGACACGCAACGTGAAGGTTTCCAGACCTTTGAGCATTATCCAGGCATTGAAAGGAGAGAGAGATGGTCCGGTATGACGATGCAGGTCCTTCATTTCTTCTTCGATGAATTCCTCTGAAGACAGCACCACACCACCAAGGCATCGGCCCTGACCATCAATATGTTTGGTTGCGGAATAGATGACAACATCGGCCCCCAAGGTCAGCGGAGATTGCCAAAGAGCGGTGGCAAACACATTGTCGACTACAAGCTTGGCACCAGCTTCGTGAGCAATATCGGCAACAGCAGCGATGTCAATCACGGAAAGGGTCGGGTTGGTTGGGCTTTCAAGAAAGCAGGCGCGCGTGTTCAAGCGCATAGCAGCTTTCCATTGCTCCAGATTGGTGCCATCCACAAGGGTGCATTCAACACCGAAACGTGGCAACAACTCGCTGACGATGTAAAGACAGGAACCAAAGAGTGCGCTGGCGGCAACAACATGATCACCCGCCTTGACACATGCAAGCATTGCAGCAGTCACCGCAGCCATGCCTGAAGCGGTACCACGCGCAGCCTCCGCTCCTTCCAGAAGTGCCATACGTTCTTCGAACATGGAGACGGTCGGGTTGGCATAGCGGGAATAGACATAGCCAGGTTCGTCACCTTTGAAACGGGCCTCGGCTGCCTCTGCACTGTCATAGACATAGCCCTGGGTCATGAAGAGCGCTTCTGATGTTTCACCCCATTGTGAGCGCATCACGCCACCATGGACCATCTGCGTTGCCGGGCGCAGACTGGTGTTGGCGGAAGGCTTATTCTTGTTCTGCTCTGACATGACCTTTTCCTGTCGATCCTACTTCAAAAAACAAACGATGCTTGGTTTATCATAGTCATAA
The sequence above is a segment of the Cohaesibacter gelatinilyticus genome. Coding sequences within it:
- a CDS encoding CDP-alcohol phosphatidyltransferase family protein, coding for MFDARLRRLIDPPMNRLGQTMVSIGISANQVTSVGLVLGVIAGLLITQQFYLWGLVVLLLSRVMDGLDGAVARASCKTDLGGYLDIVFDFIFYGLIPLGFALADPDKNAVAACVLLMAFYANGASFLAYAIMAEKREISTESHGSKSLYFTGGLAEAGETFAVFAAFCLFPTAFAWIAYGFALITAITTISRIILATQVFRDLPEEVAEEIFEQENS
- a CDS encoding VOC family protein, with product MDARISIITLGVSNLNASVAFYRDGLGWPTNFEPEQGIAFFKTAGTVFALYPIDKMAEELPDPDFKPSPGSCGVVTAHNVHTRDEVDAIIKQAESSGATVKKQPSETFWGGYSGYFSDPDGYLWEIAHGAFPIGEDGHLILPQD
- a CDS encoding O-succinylhomoserine sulfhydrylase, with protein sequence MSEQNKNKPSANTSLRPATQMVHGGVMRSQWGETSEALFMTQGYVYDSAEAAEARFKGDEPGYVYSRYANPTVSMFEERMALLEGAEAARGTASGMAAVTAAMLACVKAGDHVVAASALFGSCLYIVSELLPRFGVECTLVDGTNLEQWKAAMRLNTRACFLESPTNPTLSVIDIAAVADIAHEAGAKLVVDNVFATALWQSPLTLGADVVIYSATKHIDGQGRCLGGVVLSSEEFIEEEMKDLHRHTGPSLSPFNAWIMLKGLETFTLRVRQQTQTASILADRLAEHKAIDRVLYPGHADHPQAEVVARQMRGGSTMLALEVAGGKQAAFRLENALQVVRISNNLGDAKSLITHPATTTHQRLDDDQLAAAGIKQGSLRLSVGLEDVEDLWEDFEQALASL
- the apaG gene encoding Co2+/Mg2+ efflux protein ApaG, translating into MYKTISNSVQVTVTPDYQPQHSLAKDGPYKGKHVWIYEVEICNLSQVNIRLRNRYWHIIDGQGRVQEVSGRGVVGEEPLIPAGDCYSYSSGCPLESDSGIMSGYFEMENEDGERFKVDIPAFSLDLPDQNKVIN